Part of the Gilliamella sp. wkB7 genome is shown below.
ACCAGATGTTCATAATTGATGGCGTACCTAACTCTTTACCAAAGTATTCTGATACTTTACGACACGCTTTGCCATGATCGATCCAAAATTGACGAATTTGGTCGTTAGTGTGAGTTAAAGTCCCGTCATTACTCAATGGATGCGAAAAGTAAGTAGGATTGAAGTCTAAACCAATTTGCTGTTTTTTTGCCCACCGCACCCAATTGACAAAATGTTCGGGTTTGATCTCGTTACGATCAACTTTGTGATCGGCTTCTAGGTAACAGGCATGTAAATTAAGACGTTTAGGTCCAGGAATTAAACTAAATGCTTTATCTAAATCTAAGCGAAGTTCATCAGCACTACGAGCTTTGCCAGGATAATTTCCAGTTGCTTGAATACCTCCGGTTAATTCGCCCTCTTGCTTTTCAAAACCAGCCACATCATCACCTTGCCAGCAATGTACTGAAATTGGCAAGCGAGCCATAGCGGCAATGGCGGCATCCGTGTCTACACCTATTTCAGCAAATCTTGATTTGGCAATTTGATATGCATTTTCAACTACATTCATGGAATACTCCTTTATAAGATATATAATTTTTTTATTAATTAACTATTGTTTGGATAGTAGTATTTGGTATCAAAATTTTGAGCAATGATCTGACGCAAATTTTTGACATTTTTAATAGCGCCTAACGAAATCAATTGATAACCCACGTTCCCGAGTGCTGAAGATTCAATTGGCCCAGCAGTAACATTGATTTGACAAAGATTGGCACATAACTGATTTAAAAAGGTGTTTTGGCAGCCACCTCCAACGATATGTAAAGTATTGATTTCTTCATTTGTGATCGTTGCCAATTCTTTAGTTACATCACGATATAAATGAGCCAAACTGTCAAAAACACATCGTACTAACTCCGATAAACGTTCAGGTGCATGACCGTAATTTTCTAAACAAACTTGTTTTATGGTTTCTGTCATTGATTGAGGATTTAAAAAACGAGAATCATTTGGGTTGATAATGTAGGCAAATGGGGATTCTTGTTGTGCTAATTGAATTAATGAGGTGATATCCTTAACTTCGTTTTCAGCGCAGATTCGTTGGAATAACCAAAGTCCCATTATGTTTTTTAATACCCGATAATGCCCATCAACGCCACCTTCGTTGGTAATATTCGCGTTTAATGCTTGTTTCCCAGTAAACGATTGTTTTGATTCGATCCCTATTAATGACCACGTACCAGAACATAAATAAGCACTATTTTTATCGGTAATGGGTGCGGCAATAACTGCACTAGCCGTATCATGGCTAGCAATGGCTATGACAGGAATTTGATCGCCTGTTGGTGCCCGCCACATTCCGACTTGATTACCAGGTTGAGTAATTTCACCAAACCATTTACGCGGAACACCTAAATAGTTGAGCAAGTCATCATCCCAGTCATGAGTAGCAACATTAACTAATTGAGTGGTAGAGGCGTTAGTGTATTCACGATTTAATTGGCCAGTTAATCTATAAATAAGATAATCAGGGATCATCACTAAATCGGTTACTTGTGATAACCAAGTAGGATGCTCAATCATCATCGCTTTGAGTTGATAAAGAGTATTAAAAGTAAGAAATTGGATACCCGTTTTTTGATAAATCGTTTCTGTGCCCAGATCTGATTGCACAAGTGACATGATATTATCTGTTCTGTGATCACGATAAGCGTAAGTGGGGCCAACTACTTGTCCATTTTTATCAATTAATACATAATCAACCCCCCAAGTATCAATACCAATACTATCAATTTTGATATTTTGCTGAATAATTTTATTTAGACCGATTAATATTTGTTGTTCAAGATAAACTAAATCCCAACAAAAATGATTACCTATCGCTTTAAATCCATTATTAAATCGGTGAATCTCTTCAAGCGTTATTTTTTGATTTTGCTGTTGATAGCATGACAGCATTACCCGACCACTGGATGCCCCTAAGTCTATTGCTACAATATATCTATCTTCCATTAACACTGCCCTTAGTTTTATTAATGGTGATAGTTTAGAT
Proteins encoded:
- the rhaB gene encoding rhamnulokinase; translation: MEDRYIVAIDLGASSGRVMLSCYQQQNQKITLEEIHRFNNGFKAIGNHFCWDLVYLEQQILIGLNKIIQQNIKIDSIGIDTWGVDYVLIDKNGQVVGPTYAYRDHRTDNIMSLVQSDLGTETIYQKTGIQFLTFNTLYQLKAMMIEHPTWLSQVTDLVMIPDYLIYRLTGQLNREYTNASTTQLVNVATHDWDDDLLNYLGVPRKWFGEITQPGNQVGMWRAPTGDQIPVIAIASHDTASAVIAAPITDKNSAYLCSGTWSLIGIESKQSFTGKQALNANITNEGGVDGHYRVLKNIMGLWLFQRICAENEVKDITSLIQLAQQESPFAYIINPNDSRFLNPQSMTETIKQVCLENYGHAPERLSELVRCVFDSLAHLYRDVTKELATITNEEINTLHIVGGGCQNTFLNQLCANLCQINVTAGPIESSALGNVGYQLISLGAIKNVKNLRQIIAQNFDTKYYYPNNS